GCGGAGCTCCTCCGCCTGCGCCACGGGGTTGTCCGAATTTGTCACAATCTCCACGGCCTTCTCTAGATACCAACTGGCGCCTCTCACCCATTCACGGCTTAGCTCGTCCATGTCGAGAGATAGGAGTTGTTATATATCCCCTTACTCGACGCGTGCAGCGGTCAAATTGTGCACGGCGCACTGGCTACATCACCCTAGTTGCACCGGCTCTGTGCATTTAAATAGTAAATTCTGTGGGGTGACGTGTCTCTTAGATTGGAGAGGGTCTCGGTGCACCGGGGAGGCCGCCCCGTGTTGCTGGATGTGTCCTTCGCCGCCTCCAAGGAGTTCGTGCTGGTGGCGGGGCCAAACGGGGCTGGGAAGACTACTCTGTTTATGGCTATTCTCAACCTCGTGCCTTACGAGGGTAAGATCTGCATAGACGAGGAGTGCGGCGGGGGGCGGGTCTATAAGGTGGGCTACCTGCCCCAGATCCTACCCAAGGGATCCTACGGCACCGTCTGGGAGTACGTCTACCTGCCAGCCAGGTTCAGGGGGGTGAGGGACGCCGCGGCGCGGGCCGAGGAGGCTTTGAAGCTGGTGGATTTGTACGACGCGAGGGACCGCCCCGTCGCCGCGCTTTCGGGAGGACAACTCCAGAGGGCGTCTATAGCAAGGGCGCTGGCGGCTGGAGGCGACGTGTTGCTCCTCGACGAGCCCCTGTCCAACGTAGACCCCCAGGGCAGGGTGGAGCTTCTGAGATTGCTTAGAGAGTTGAAGAGGGACAGGACTATACTAATGACGTCGCACGAGCTCAGCCTCCCATCAGACCTCGCCGACAAGATTTTGCTCATAAACAGGCGGGTAGTGGCGTACGGAGCTGTGGACGAGGTGTTGCGGGAGGACGTCTTGGCGAAGATATACCGCTACGTGCGCCTCGCCAAGACGCCCTACGGCTACGTCTGCGTCACCGAGGACTATGCGCATCCGCATTGAGGCCCCCCGCGGCCCTGGCGGCCCTGGCGGCGCTGGGACACGCCTACTTCGCAACCCCGTTGCTTTTCTGGCCGCTGACTTCCCTCATGGCCACGTCGCTTGTACTCGCAATGCACAGCCCCCTAGCGCTGAGTAGACGCATGGTCTTTCTAGCGCACGCCCAGGGCCACAGCATCTTGACGGCGGCCCTCGCCGCGGCGCTCGTCCTCGCCGCAGTGAAAACCACAGCGTCGGCCTGGCCCTTCTACGGGCTTGTGCTGATGTTTGTCATTGTTCTCAACTTGGCGGTGCTGGCGGTGGCCAGGCTTGGATACAGAGAGGACGTGGCCACCGGGGTCGTCATGTCTCTGCAAATATCTGCAACCATAGCCCTGCTATTCGCCGTGCGGATGTTCTACGGAGCCTCTGTTGACCCAATCACCATAATAACCGGCGAATACGTGCTTGTGGGCCTCGGCGACGTCGCGGCGCAGGCGCCCTTTCTCGCACTTGCCTCTCTGTTCCCCCTTTTGTACGGCGTGAGGTATTTATACGCCGCTATCGACGAGAGCTTCGCCGAGGCCATCGGGCTGAGGCCCAGACTCATGGATAACCTATTCCTCATCTCCATGTCCCTGGCGGTGGCGTCAAGCGTCTACACCCTGGGCTCTCTAATGCCCGCGGTCCTCTTGGTTATGCCAGGCGCCATAGCCGCGAGGTACACTACGAGCGTTATAAGGCTAATCCCCACCTCGGTCTCCGTGGCGGCCCTCTCCGTGGCCGCGGCGCACTTCATCTACACGCTGTTGCCGTGGCTGTGGCCAAGCGCCGCAATTGGCCTAGTCCAGTTGTTGATGTTGCTGGCGAAGCCCAAGGCCACCTGAGCGGCGACTTCGCGGGAAACAAATATATTTCCGACGTTTATTTTAACTCATGAGAGGGGTACTAGCGGTGATCGCGCTGGCGTTGATAGCCGCCGCGGGTACGCTGACCGACCACTTCACGTCGCCCCCCGTGGAGGTGCTGGTGACGCGCACCGACCAGTGGGTGTTCTGCCAAGACTACGGCGTCACCATCCAGATAAAAGCCCTCCAGCCGGTGACGGTAAATAAGGTGGAGGTGGTGGCCAAGTTCTACACAGAGCCGTACCTCGTGCCGACGGTTGACAAGCGGAGCTTCGGCGGCTTCAGCCTCGTGACTGGGGAGACGAAGCAACTGGCCCTGACCTTCAACTACTGTCCCCGGAGGGCCGTCGACCCCCTCATACTCCTGGAGATCTGGATATACCTCTCCAACTACACCATTTCCTACAACTACTACATAGGGAGGGTGCTCCCCATGTCTTACGACGACTTGGCCAGCTACGCGGCTTCGCTTGAGCAGAAGGTTAAGGAGCTCAGCGCGCAGATCGACCAGCTTAAGCAGAAGATAGCCGAGCTCCAGGACCTGCTTAAGAAGAGGGACGCCCAGGTGGCCAACCTCTCCGCCCTGCTCTCGGCGGCTAGGCTAGACAACGACAGGCTGGCGGCCGCCCTGGCACAGCTGAGGGCGGAGCGAGACGCCCTGCGGGCTCAGCTGGAGCAGACCCAGGCACAGCTGAACGCAGTCAGCCAGGCCAAGGCCTCGCTTGAGGCGCAACTCGCCGACGCTCAGAAACAACTAGCCAACCTCAAGGCGTCTTACGACAAGCTCTCCGGGCAGTACACAGATGCGCAGAGGACAATAGCCGAGCTCCAGACTAGGCTCGCCGAGTTGCAGAAAAGATACGACGAGCTCACAAAGGCAGAGCAACAGCTCAGAGAGAGCTACTACAGCCTCTCGGCGAAGTACAGCGAGCTGAGTGGGCGCTATGACGAGCTCACCAAGTCATACCAGGCACTCCAGCAACAGAACAAGATACTTGAGAGCAGATACAG
The sequence above is drawn from the Pyrobaculum ferrireducens genome and encodes:
- a CDS encoding metal ABC transporter ATP-binding protein is translated as MSLRLERVSVHRGGRPVLLDVSFAASKEFVLVAGPNGAGKTTLFMAILNLVPYEGKICIDEECGGGRVYKVGYLPQILPKGSYGTVWEYVYLPARFRGVRDAAARAEEALKLVDLYDARDRPVAALSGGQLQRASIARALAAGGDVLLLDEPLSNVDPQGRVELLRLLRELKRDRTILMTSHELSLPSDLADKILLINRRVVAYGAVDEVLREDVLAKIYRYVRLAKTPYGYVCVTEDYAHPH
- a CDS encoding metal ABC transporter permease; this encodes MRPPAALAALAALGHAYFATPLLFWPLTSLMATSLVLAMHSPLALSRRMVFLAHAQGHSILTAALAAALVLAAVKTTASAWPFYGLVLMFVIVLNLAVLAVARLGYREDVATGVVMSLQISATIALLFAVRMFYGASVDPITIITGEYVLVGLGDVAAQAPFLALASLFPLLYGVRYLYAAIDESFAEAIGLRPRLMDNLFLISMSLAVASSVYTLGSLMPAVLLVMPGAIAARYTTSVIRLIPTSVSVAALSVAAAHFIYTLLPWLWPSAAIGLVQLLMLLAKPKAT